The genome window AGAAAACTAAAGTACACATTTTCAATAGGAATGTACTTACTGCCTCCTTTATGCAAACCATAGTGCAGACACAGAAATGAGCAGGGTCAGGGGTGGGCTTAGGGTCATAACACAGGGAGTGACAGTGGACACTGATGTGTGATCCTCCATCCTGAGAAGGCTGTTTTTCTGTCTGGAGAATGAAGCTGAGGTGCCCCCTCCCTTGGGCTGTTCTAGAAAGATACTGACAGATGCCTTTGAGTTCTCCTTTTTCTAGCTGCCATGTTGCCCCAAACCTGATTTCCATATCTCAGCCTCAGCGCTCCACTGTCGCATCGCGGCAGATTCAGCGTAGTGCCTCACATTGCAGACATTCTCAGTGGGCTGGTTTCTAATTGCCTCTGGGAAAAGTTTTTGTGTCTGGCAGTCTCCTCTCATCCATGATATGTGAGTAGGCTTCCTTTCTGACCTTTGCTTGTTTCCTCTGGTATTTAGGAAACAGATTTTTGGTTCAAAATATTGTAACACGTTTTTTCCgtcaaataaaatattgatatacTTGGTAAGAAATTCTTCCTCCTCTGATTCCTAATTCTGAATGTTTTACTTAGCTTATTGGTGCAGCAAGAACGAAAACATATGTGCAAGAACATTCTGTAGTTGATCCTGTAGAGAAAACAATGGAACTTAAATCTACTAATGTAAGTCTTGGCTCCCTTTTGTTTCATTTCGAACTGTCTGGCTGAGTTCTTTGTCTCTCTCCTAGTTGCCATAGAAGTGAGTGCGTGTTCACGATGTGGTTCAGAGAATCCCTGCTTATGTGCTGGCCTAACTTGGCCCTGGATGTTGCTTCCTTACCCTTCCTGCTCTCATGATCTTGCCTATCTCTAAGGGGATAGCACTCAATAAAATGAGTTTGGGATTATgtgtattatcattattatactttatttcctcaactttgctttttaaataaaaagtaggcAGTGAATAGTCTATGCAATAATAGCAGcagtttatttgttgttttgtatgtttagtaagaTTTTGGCTTGTGTGTTGATTTTAGCAACATTTTGAATCTTCAGTTCCAAAAtgacttgatcttttttttttcttcattctgtagaTTTCATTTACAAACATGGTTTCAGTAGATGAGAGACTTATATACAAACCACATCCTCAGGATCCAGAAAAGtgagtaaaaaatattttaacaaatgtattgTAAAGGGTGTTTAAAGTTTATCaagttttttgaaaatgaaagctgGGTCATCTGAACCTGTGTGAATATGTTTTGTTCCAGAACTGTTTTGACTCAAGAAGCCATAATCACTGTGAAAGGAGTTAGCCTCAGCAGTTACCTTGAAGGACTGATGGCAAGTACGATATCCTCAAACGCTAGTAAAGTAAGTGAGGCTGCTTCTTGGTTATTATTCCCTGGTTCATTTCctgggaatggaatggggtgctGACTGCATGTGTGTCCTTGTAAGCTGACCCTTGCCCATTCTACCATAGGAAACTGCAGTACGTTGGGCAGTTACTTACAAAGGCCCTGAGTTCACATCCAAGCTCTAACTTTTAGCCTTTTAACCTTGGGCAATTAAGTTAACctttctttgcctcagtttcccgttTTTGAAGTGGAGATTACCCATTTTACAGGGTTGGCATGGAGTAAATGAGCTAACATATGGAAAGTGGGCAAGGCCTGGGGCCCAGCACTCAGGAAGTGCTCAATGATGTGTAGCTGTGTGTCATTTAAAGCACTGTTTCTCAACCTTTTTTCACTGTTGTCTCCCCCCAACTTGCTTTAGACATTTTTTCCCTAATTGCCACCTCCATTAagttatatatcatatacatatgtgtgggCTTTATACATAAAAGAGGGAGATTTTTTCCATCCCCCCCAAGAACCAATTTTTGCTTACTGAGAATGCATGATCTAAAACAGTAAGTTTAGAGAAAGATGCCATGCACTGTTGCATAACACATGGTTAATGTGGTTATCAGGAGATACTCATGGATGCCTTCTCTGTGCCATGCAGAGTGCTAGGCTAGACAGGGTATACAGTAGGGAGCAAAATAAATGTGGTCCCTGCCCCGTGGAACTAAGAGGCAGGTGACATTAATCGTACAGCATgtaattaggaaagaaaaggtACAGAAAGGTATGAGAGTGCTTATTGAGTGTTCAGTAACTGATGTTTCTGCTGAGCGCCAAATGGGGGCAGGTGGATTGCGAGGGGTATTCCAAGAAGAGTGTTCTAGGTGGAGGCGCTgcatatgcaaaggccctgagacagGAAGTAGGGAATGCGCTTTCTGTTTCCTGAGACAGGAAGTAGGGAATGTGCTTTCTGTTTCCTGAGACAGGAAGTAGGGAATGCGCTTTCTGTTTCCTGAGACAGGAAGTAGGGAATGCGCTTTCTGTTTCCTGAGACAGGAAGTAGGGAATGCGCTTTCTGTTTCCTGAGACAGGAAGTAGGGAATGCGCTTTCTGTTTTTCAAGGAACTGCGTAGAACACTAGGAGAGAAGGGGTGAGGAATGAGTTGAGGACCAGATCCTGCAGGACCTTGCACAGGATTTTggtttaaaatgtaaagaaaagggaTTTGAACTTCTTGCCCCTAAAAAGGGGACCACTATAATCATGAAACAAATAAGACATTCTGTCATTTAATTGTAGATTCATTTGAGAATGTCTTTTGCATACAAAATAAAAGTCAGTTTATGGATCAAGCCAGTTGCTCAAGGCATTTGATATTTGCTAAATAACATTAGAAAAAGCTAGGACAAAAACGATCTGTCATCCTGAGATTGAGTTAAACTTGTCACACTCCTTGTTACTTCCTGATGTGTCATTAGTTGGATATATGCCTTTGCTCTCCCTCAGTAACAATAAATGTATTGGATTTTTTTAAGGGCCGAGAAGCAATGGAATGGGTAATACATAAATTAAATGCTGAGATTGAAGAACTGACAGCCTCAGCAAGAGGAACCATAAGGACTCCAATGGCAGCAGCAGCGTTTGCAGAGAAGTGATCCTGACAGTTGGTAGACAACGTTGCGTACTCCAGGTCTCTCcaaactgaatatatatatatttatttgttattttaaaaatacaactatattttgggtagttttttttttttttttttttaataaattggtGTAAGGCTATGTGACTTGATCAAAACAGATGCAGGGCCTCTAAATAAAAGGGATCATCTGAAATTAATGTTGTTTGAAGTTACTATCTGATTTTGAGGGTTCCagtatttctgtgaaaattcaacAAGAACTCCTTGGAAACTGGTATTGATATTCAGTCTCCTTAAGGTAGAA of Symphalangus syndactylus isolate Jambi chromosome 24, NHGRI_mSymSyn1-v2.1_pri, whole genome shotgun sequence contains these proteins:
- the PRELID3B gene encoding PRELI domain containing protein 3B isoform X2, with amino-acid sequence MKIWTSEHVFDHPWETVTTAAMQKYPNPMNPSVVGVDVLDRHIDPCGKLHSHRLLSTEWGLPSIVKSISFTNMVSVDERLIYKPHPQDPEKTVLTQEAIITVKGVSLSSYLEGLMASTISSNASKGREAMEWVIHKLNAEIEELTASARGTIRTPMAAAAFAEK
- the PRELID3B gene encoding PRELI domain containing protein 3B isoform X1; the encoded protein is MKIWTSEHVFDHPWETVTTAAMQKYPNPMNPSVVGVDVLDRHIDPCGKLHSHRLLSTEWGLPSIVKSLIGAARTKTYVQEHSVVDPVEKTMELKSTNISFTNMVSVDERLIYKPHPQDPEKTVLTQEAIITVKGVSLSSYLEGLMASTISSNASKGREAMEWVIHKLNAEIEELTASARGTIRTPMAAAAFAEK